From a single Arachis hypogaea cultivar Tifrunner chromosome 3, arahy.Tifrunner.gnm2.J5K5, whole genome shotgun sequence genomic region:
- the LOC112789416 gene encoding receptor-like protein EIX1 — MENITLVAFLLLVFCFTNTYYAPNSYAQPVDCLASDREALIDFKDGLDDPANQLSSWIDRKCCQWHGIRCDNRTGAVVAIDLPGSYNRYGLLNPSGVVRPSLMKLKSLRHLDLSLNSFNGIPIPAFLGSLENLQYLNLSYAGFRGKIPRNFGNLSHLKSLDISSEVLSLHAETLKWVTGLVSLEHLALRGVDLSMVGTDWVSAINTLPSLVELHLSDCSLQGHIPILPSLNFTSLAVMDLRSNDIVSKIPDWLVNITSLHHIDISHNHMYGSIPLGFGEMPNLLSLKLLDNENLTANCSQLFRGRWEKTQVLNLAANQIYGKLPSSFGNLTSLVHLDLSDNHIEGELPVSIGPIPISRGSLQKLTSLDLGVNRLNGTLPESIGQLSQLQILSVIDNQLTGVISEAHFSKLSQLDTLLLSSNSFFGTVSSHWIPPFQLTDLEMGSCVLGPSFPAWLKSQNKVDYLDFSNAGVSGFVPNWFWDMSSNMSYLNISHNELQGKLPTPIPIAQFTAVDLSFNKLRDQFTFRQC, encoded by the exons ATGGAAAATATCACCTTAGTTGCATTTTTGTTACTAGTATTTTGCTTCACAAACACATATTATGCTCCCAACAGCTATGCTCAACCGGTTGATTGCCTAGCTTCCGATAGAGAAGCTCTAATAGACTTCAAAGATGGGCTTGATGATCCTGCAAACCAGCTTTCATCATGGATAGACAGAAAATGCTGTCAATGGCATGGAATACGCTGTGACAACCGCACGGGAGCCGTTGTTGCAATTGATCTCCCAGGTTCTTATAACAGGTATGGATTGCTTAATCCAAGTGGTGTGGTAAGACCGTCGTTGATGAAACTCAAGTCATTAAGGCATTTAGACTTGAGTCTCAACTCCTTCAATGGTATACCAATACCTGCATTCCTTGGATCACTAGAGAATTTGCAATATCTTAACCTCTCATATGCTGGTTTTCGTGGAAAAATTCCTCGAAATTTCGGAAACCTCTCTCATTTGAAGTCTCTTGATATAAGCAGTGAGGTTTTAAGCTTACATGCTGAAACCCTGAAATGGGTGACTGGTCTTGTCTCTTTGGAACATCTTGCCTTGCGTGGAGTTGACCTTTCAATGGTAGGAACTGATTGGGTTAGTGCAATAAATACACTGCCCTCTTTAGTTGAGTTGCATCTATCTGATTGCAGCCTGCAAGGTCATATTCCGATTCTTCCATCTCTGAATTTCACTTCACTTGCTGTGATGGATCTTAGATCTAACGACATTGTGTCAAAAATACCTGATTGGCTTGTAAATATAACCAGCCTACATCATATTGATATAAGCCATAATCACATGTATGGAAGCATACCACTTGGTTTTGGAGAGATGCCAAATTTATTGTCCTTGAAATTATTGGACAATGAGAATCTGACAGCAAACTGCTCTCAACTCTTCAGGGGAAGATGGGAAAAGACACAAGTTCTCAATTTGGCAGCTAATCAAATATATGGGAAGCTTCCATCTTCTTTTGGAAACTTGACTTCTCTGGTTCACCTTGATCTTTCTGACAATCATATTGAGGGTGAACTTCCAGTTTCCATCG GTCCCATTCCAATTTCCAGAGGGTCATTGCAAAAGCTTACCTCTTTGGACCTTGGAGTCAACAGACTCAATGGGACTCTCCCAGAAAGCATAGGACAACTTTCTCAGTTGCAAATTTTAAGTGTCATTGACAATCAGTTAACAGGTGTGATCTCTGAAGCCCATTTCTCAAAGCTAAGTCAGCTTGATACTTTATTGCTGTCTTCCAATTCATTCTTTGGGACTGTTAGCTCCCATTGGATCCCACCGTTCCAACTCACCGATCTTGAAATGGGTTCATGTGTTCTAGGGCCTTCTTTTCCTGCTTGGTTGAAATCACAAAATAAGGTTGATTACTTAGACTTCTCAAATGCTGGCGTTTCTGGTTTTGTGCCAAATTGGTTTTGGGATATGTCATCTAATATGTCATATTTAAACATTTCGCATAATGAATTACAGGGAAAGCTTCCAACTCCAATACCTATTGCACAATTCACTGCTGTTGATCTAAGCTTTAATAAGTTGAGGGACCAATTCACCTTCCGACAGTGCTAG
- the LOC140173150 gene encoding receptor-like protein EIX2, which yields MSLGKVQSLVVLNLSNNNLTGKVPPSLGDCSSLEVLDLGSNNFFGIVPVSLGTLPLSFRNLSNLETIDIGNNGFSGSIPPWLTDGFAHLRILRLRSNAFSGGLPHELSKLNALQVLDLARNNLDGNIIPPSLGHLKAIVDERKKNKYLRYGGFEDVYKVYYEESLVVTTKGQSLVYTKTLSFVTSIDLSDNNFTGNLPKEITKLSGLVVLNLSRNHITGQIPEGMSNLHQLSSLDLSHNQLSGMIPSSLASLSFLGYLDLSNHNFSGVIPYTGHMTTFDESCYVGNPGLCGPPLLVKCPNDVYPSHDHNKGQNNEDANDDRLIDKWFYLSLGLGFAAGILIPYLIFSIKRSWGGVYFAIVDQVVYKILRLW from the exons ATGTCTTTAGGAAAAGTGCAGTCACTTGTGGTCCTGAATCTTTCAAACAACAATTTAACAGGAAAGGTCCCTCCAAGCCTTGGAGATTGTTCATCTCTGGAGGTATTAGACCTTGGGAGCAATAATTTTTTTGGGATAGTTCCTGTTTCATTGG GGACTTTGCCATTGTCTTTTAGGAATTTGTCCAATTTGGAAACCATTGATATTGGAAACAATGGATTTTCAGGCAGTATTCCACCTTGGCTAACGGATGGTTTTGCACACCTTAGAATTCTTAGGTTAAGGTCTAATGCATTTTCTGGAGGATTGCCACATGAGCTTTCAAAACTCAATGCATTACAAGTCCTAGATCTTGCCAGAAATAACTTGGATGGCAACATTATTCCACCTAGCCTAGGTCATCTGAAAGCTATAGTTGATGAGCGAAAGAAGAACAAATATTTAAGGTACGGAGGATTTGAGGATGTGTACAAAGTGTACTATGAAGAAAGCTTGGTTGTGACTACAAAGGGCCAATCTCTAGTGTATACCAAGACTCTTTCTTTTGTTACTAGCATAGACCTTTCAGATAATAATTTCACTGGAAATCTTCCCAAGGAAATTACAAAGCTATCTGGTTTGGTAGTTCTCAACTTGTCAAGAAATCATATAACTGGCCAAATTCCTGAAGGCATGTCAAATTTGCATCAACTTTCATCTCTTGATCTCTCACATAATCAACTCTCTGGAATGATTCCCTCTAGCTTGGCTTCTTTATCATTTTTGGGGTACCTAGATTTGTCCAACCACAACTTCTCAGGTGTCATTCCTTATACAGGTCACATGACAACCTTTGATGAATCTTGTTATGTTGGGAATCCTGGTCTGTGTGGTCCTCCCCTTCTTGTAAAGTGTCCAAACGATGTTTATCCTAGTCATGACCACAACAAGGGACAAAATAATGAGGATGCAAATGATGATAGGTTAATTGATAAATGGTTTTACTTGAGTCTTGGTTTGGGGTTCGCAGCAGGAATTCTGATTCCTTATTTAATCTTTTCAATAAAGAGATCGTGGGGTGGTGTCTATTTTGCAATTGTGGATCAAGTTGTTTACAAGATATTGAGGCTATGGTGA